The genomic DNA ACCGATTGGTATGACGAGACGGTGGAGATCTTTAGAGAATCGGAAAACGGCCAGATCAAGGAAAAGTACAACCTGAAGAAGATCATGGATGGGAAGAGTCCCGATGTCCCACTGAAGGCCGGAGACATTATCATCGTGAAGCGGAGATTTCTGTAAAAGAAATTGCAGAGATGGGAATTTCAACTTTACTTGAATTGAGCCTAATGAAAAAGTATATTAAAAACAAGCAATTTCAAGAGGCAGGAATTTGATGGAAAATATAAGTCGGGTTACGAAAGAAGAAAGGGAAATCCATCTTCGCGATTACTGGAAGGTCATCTGGCGCGGGCGATGGACCGTCGCGTCTATATTTACTATTATTTTTGCAATTGTAGCCATTGGAACTTTTGTTCAAACCCCTATCTATAGATCGACCGTAACAGTTGAGATCCAGCCTGAAGCAAGGCGCATTCTTCAAGGTCAGGAGGCAGCGGGTCTCGGAGCACAGGGATATGGATGGTTTGCTGAAGAAAAGTATCACAATACTCAGCTCGAAATCATCAAAAGCCGAGATATTGCCCAACGAGTTATCGACAAGTTGGGGTTGATGGAACACCCCTCTTTCAAGGGAGCGAAAGATCCAGTGGGCCTTTTCGTGAGAAGGATAGATGTTGAGCCAAAAAAAGATACGGGCATTGTCAAAATCAGCATCGAAGGGACGAATCCTCAGGAGATTACGGAATGGGTCAATGCGGTAGCGGATGAATATGTGAAGAGGAACGTGGATAAAGCGGTGGAAGGGATTCAGAGGATTGTCGAGGAGATGCTCAAGANNNNNNNNNNNNNNNNNNNNNNNNNNNNNNNNNNNNNNNNNNNNNNNNNNNNNNNNNNNNNNNNNNNNNNNNNNNNNNNNNNNNNNNNNNNNNNNNNNNNAGCATCGAAGGGACGAATCCTCAGGAGATTACGGAATGGGTCAATGCGGTAGCGGATGAATATGTGAAGAGGAACGTGGATAAAGCGGTGGAAGGGATTCAGAGGATTGTCGAGGAGATGCTCAAGAGCATCAATCCTTTGAAGGAGCAGCTCTCCGAGGCGCAGAAAGACCGCTTCAACATCGCGGAACAGGAGAGAATCCTGGTCCCCGAGAAACAGAGGGATATCATCAACAACAAGCTGACATCCTACAACGAGGAGCTCTCCAAGACGCAGATCAAGCTCGGAAAATTGAAAGGGACCATGAACAGCATCTCCGAATTGGAGAAGAGCGGAGGCGATTTCATGACACTGCCGGAGATCGCCGACGATAAGACCGTTCAGGACCTGAACAAGACGCGGATCGCGCTCGAGCAGGAGATCGAGAAATTGAAGATCTCCTTGAAGCCGGGGCATCCCACGCTCCGGCAGAAGGTGAGCGAGCTAGAAAACATCAAGACGAAGATCTCCAATCAGATCGGCACCCTTATCGCCAAGATCAAGACGGAATATGAACAGGAGCTTGGCAACGATCGCTATCTGAGAGAGCAGATCGGAATGACCGAAGAAGAGGCCTTCGAGATAGGAAAAGCCACGACCAGGTACGATGTCGCCAAGACGGATGCCGACACTAAGAAGAAGATCTATGATGCCATCATGGAGAGGATGAACCAGATCAGCCTGAGCGCCCAGCTTCTTCCCAACAACGTCAACATTCTGGACCGGGCTATGGTACCACAGAATCCGGTGAAGCCGAGAAAACTCATCAATCTGGTAGCGGGGATACTTCTCGGTCTCATGCTCGGTATCGGGACGGTCTTCTTCCTCGATTATCTCGACAATACCATCAAATCTACGGAAGACATCGAACAGTATCTGAAGCTGAATCTTCTTTCCATAGTACCGAAATACAGGGATACCGCAAGCCATGCGGTAAAAGAGTCTTTCCAGACCCTGAAGACGAGCATCATCTTTTCCAGCAACCAGCGCCAGAAGAAGGTTCTTCTCATCACGAGCGCTGGTCCCAGAGAAGGGAAGAGCTCCACTATCTTGAACCTCGCGAAGACGATGGCGAGCGGCGGCGATCGGGTGGCCGTCATCGATTGCGATCTGCGAAGACCGACGATGCACAATTTCTTTGGTGTGAGCAGGGAAAACGGCCTCACTAATTATCTGGCTACGTCTGAAACCGATGACTACCGCCTTTACATGAAGAATTCAGAGACGCCGAATCTGAGCATCATGACATGCGGTCCCATCCCCCCCAACCCTCCGGAGCTCTTCGGTCAGGAGAGATTCCGGAACCTCCTGAAGGAATTGCGCAGGGATTTCGACTGGGTCCTTCTCGATTCGCCCCCCGTCGTTTCACTGACAGATTCGATCATCCTTTCCTCTGT from Acidobacteriota bacterium includes the following:
- a CDS encoding Wzz/FepE/Etk N-terminal domain-containing protein: MENISRVTKEEREIHLRDYWKVIWRGRWTVASIFTIIFAIVAIGTFVQTPIYRSTVTVEIQPEARRILQGQEAAGLGAQGYGWFAEEKYHNTQLEIIKSRDIAQRVIDKLGLMEHPSFKGAKDPVGLFVRRIDVEPKKDTGIVKISIEGTNPQEITEWVNAVADEYVKRNVDKAVEGIQRIVEEMLK
- a CDS encoding polysaccharide biosynthesis tyrosine autokinase, yielding SIEGTNPQEITEWVNAVADEYVKRNVDKAVEGIQRIVEEMLKSINPLKEQLSEAQKDRFNIAEQERILVPEKQRDIINNKLTSYNEELSKTQIKLGKLKGTMNSISELEKSGGDFMTLPEIADDKTVQDLNKTRIALEQEIEKLKISLKPGHPTLRQKVSELENIKTKISNQIGTLIAKIKTEYEQELGNDRYLREQIGMTEEEAFEIGKATTRYDVAKTDADTKKKIYDAIMERMNQISLSAQLLPNNVNILDRAMVPQNPVKPRKLINLVAGILLGLMLGIGTVFFLDYLDNTIKSTEDIEQYLKLNLLSIVPKYRDTASHAVKESFQTLKTSIIFSSNQRQKKVLLITSAGPREGKSSTILNLAKTMASGGDRVAVIDCDLRRPTMHNFFGVSRENGLTNYLATSETDDYRLYMKNSETPNLSIMTCGPIPPNPPELFGQERFRNLLKELRRDFDWVLLDSPPVVSLTDSIILSSVADMVALVIKHNENDKELIRRSLHQIRQIHGNVVGAILNSVDIERAYYKDYYYAGYYYYSEGGEKKKRIKKVFKDKEETKIPVAKS